The following are encoded together in the Gadus chalcogrammus isolate NIFS_2021 chromosome 2, NIFS_Gcha_1.0, whole genome shotgun sequence genome:
- the pctp gene encoding phosphatidylcholine transfer protein isoform X1, giving the protein MSLHFGEEEFDSAWRELDEPQLEGGWELFTENMGVKIYRLLDKETGLYEYKIIGVLSACPAQQCADVYMDLAYRKQWDSYVKELQEKEFEGHKAIYWEVKYPFPLSNRDYVYIRKRRDIQVEGRTIYVVLARSSPNTPLAEKSSVMRVKDYKQSVAMETDGAGGTKVFMNYFDNPGGMIPTWLVNWAAKSGVPGFLTDMKKACNNYDGHCQKK; this is encoded by the exons ATGTCGCTGCACTTCGGAGAGGAGGAATTTGACAGCGCATGGAGGGAGCTGGATGAGCCACAGCTGGAAGGAGGCTGGGAGCTGTTCACCGAGAACATGGGTGTCAAAATTTACCGGCTCCTTGACAAG GAGACGGGGCTCTACGAGTACAAGATCATTGGCGTGCTGAGCGCCTGCCCAGCCCAGCAGTGTGCGGACGTCTACATGGACCTGGCCTACCGGAAGCAGTGGGACAGCTACGTCAAAG agctgcaggagaaggagtTTGAGGGCCACAAAGCTATCTACTGGGAGGTGAAATACCCCTTCCCCCTGTCGAACCGGGAC TACGTGTACATCAGGAAGCGACGGGACATCCAGGTCGAAGGTCGCACCATCTACGTGGTTCTGGCCCGGAGCTCCCCCAACACGCCCCTGGCGGAGAAGAGCAGCGTGATGAGGGTCAAGGACTACAAGCAGAGCGTCGCCATGGAAACGGACGGCGCCGGCGGGACCAAAG TGTTCATGAACTACTTTGACAACCCTGGAGGAATGATCCCGACCTGGCTGGTTAACTGGGCGGCTAAG AGCGGCGTCCCAGGTTTCCTGACAGACATGAAGAAGGCGTGTAATAACTACGACGGCCACTGCCAGAAGAAGTGA
- the tmem100a gene encoding transmembrane protein 100 → MPEATAKSAAMTAPPSPERVPPADKPNNNNEEEDLCAPAPAPAHVSIPLVNEHQLTAATGGAELSCYRCTVPFGVVVLIAGVVVTAVAYSFNSHGSTISYFGLVLLSAGLLLLAASVACWRVRLGRRKERRRESQTTLVAPRKSIFGERLPPGQQR, encoded by the coding sequence ATGCCCGAAGCGACCGCCAAGAGCGCCGCGATGACGGCACCGCCGTCCCCCGAGCGCGTCCCGCCGGCGGACaaacccaacaacaacaacgaggaGGAGGATCTCTGCGCCCCGGCTCCCGCCCCCGCCCACGTCAGCATCCCATTGGTCAACGAGCACCAGCTGACGGCGGCCACGGGTGGGGCGGAGCTGTCGTGCTACCGCTGCACCGTGCCGTTCGGCGTGGTGGTGCTGATCGCCGGCGTGGTGGTCACGGCCGTGGCCTACAGCTTCAACTCCCacggctccaccatctcctACTTCGGTCTGGTGCTGCTGTCCgccggcctgctgctgctggccgccaGCGTCGCCTGCTGGCGGGTGAGGCTGGGCCGCCGGAAGGAGCGGCGGCGGGAGAGCCAGACCACCCTGGTGGCCCCCCGCAAGAGCATCTTCGGCGAGAGGCTGCCCCCCGGCCAGCAGAGGTGA